One Xenopus tropicalis strain Nigerian chromosome 8, UCB_Xtro_10.0, whole genome shotgun sequence genomic window carries:
- the c8g gene encoding complement component C8 gamma chain has protein sequence MGAGIGTHRVLLSGLSAGDTPAPVAAEGRTHLHFRIFPARLSRPSRSSMISMSLCPLLLKPLCGGVFTVQRGISGGTGTEQTTPVTSSYRDFPTSQQPVRRGLGSDCQSPLGHTASRTLLSMGHLLGQLGATLASLLLLLSAPTALGQRQKKPPPPSPIDNIQAVGNFDPNRFAGKWFLLSVASECNYLKLNNHRVEATIAQVTASKKPKVGDTLTVSTFRKLDGICWEIKQEYRENKQKGRFLLLGRGSKGPIDMVVGDTDYESYAILFYQRQRKLSMKLYGRKTQLNNNIFTRFEALAGKQELGLESLYPFPAYGFCESADQFHILDEAPK, from the exons ATGGGTGCCGGTATAGGGACACACCGAGTATTACTCAGCGGACTGAGTGCGGGGGACACTCCGGCTCCGGTAGCAGCTGAGGGCAGAACTCACCTTCACTTCCGCATCTTCCCAGCCCGGCTATCCCGGCCCTCCCGCAGCTCTATGATCTCAATGTCGCTCTGCCCCTTGCTTCTTAAGCCTCTATG TGGGGGTGTATTTACAGTACAGAGGGGGATATCTGGGGGCACCGGCACTGAGCAAACAACCCCAGTCACTTCCAGTTACAGAGATTTCCCAACCTCCCAGCAGCCAGTGCGGCGGGGTCTGGGCTCCGACTGTCAGTCTCCTCTGGGACACACTGCGAGCAGAACCCTCCTCAGCATGGGGCATCTACTGGGGCAACTAGGGGCAACACTGGCCTCTCTACTGCTGCTCCTCTCTGCCCCTACTGCCCTGGGGCAAAGGCAGAAGAAACCACCTCCCCCCAGTCCCATAGACAATATCCAGGCTGTGGGCAACTTTGATCCAAACCGG TTTGCAGGGAAGTGGTTTCTCCTGTCCGTGGCTTCTGAATGTAATTACCTGAAGCTGAACAATCACCGGGTTGAGGCCACCATTGCCCAAGTGACCGCCTCCAAGAAGCCCAAAGTGGGGGACACACTGACTGTGAGCACCTTCCGAAAACT GGACGGAATCTGCTGGGAGATTAAACAGGAATATAGGGAGAACAAGCAGAAAGGGCGGTTCCTCTtactgg GGCGGGGCTCCAAGGGGCCAATCGATATGGTTGTGGGGGACACGGATTACGAGAGCTACGCGATACTGTTCTATCAGAGACAGAGGAAGCTGAGTATGAAGCTGTacg GGCGGAAGACGCAGTTGAACAACAacattttcaccaggtttgaggCGCTGGCGGGTAAGCAGGAGCTGGGCCTGGAGTCCCTGTACCCCTTCCCTGCATACG GTTTCTGTGAGTCGGCCGATCAGTTCCACATCCTCGATG AGGCTCCCAAGTGA
- the ptgds gene encoding prostaglandin D2 synthase precursor, with protein sequence MRILLALSLVAICCSLWVGAEVLIQPDFQKEKVLGKWYGIGLASNSNWFQGKKNHMKMCTTIITPTADGNMEVTATFPKMDRCEKKTMTYIKTEQPGRFRAKSPRYGSEHDMRVVETNYDEFILMYTLKTKGPETNQIVSLFARDKDVRPELLDKFQSFAKAQGLTDENILILPHTDQCMTEA encoded by the exons ATGAGGATTCTGCTGGCTCTCAGCTTGGTGGCCATTTGCTGCAGCCTGTGGGTCGGGGCCGAGGTTCTGATCCAACCGGATTTCCAAAAGGAAAAG GTCCTGGGCAAGTGGTACGGGATTGGCTTGGCCTCCAATTCCAACTGGTTCCAGGGCAAGAAGAACCACATGAAGATGTGCACCACCATCATCACTCCCACCGCCGACGGGAACATGGAGGTCACAGCCACTTTTCCCAA GATGGATCGCTGTGAGAAGAAGACCATGACCTACATAAAGACGGAGCAGCCTGGCCGTTTCCGCGCTAAAAGCCCCC GCTACGGCAGTGAGCACGACATGCGCGTCGTGGAAACCAACTATGATGAATTCATTCTAATGTACACGCTGAAGACCAAGGGACCAGAAACCAATCAAATTGTCTCTCtctttg CCAGAGACAAGGATGTGAGGCCCGAACTGCTGGATAAGTTCCAGAGCTTCGCTAAGGCTCAAGGGCTCACCGACGAGAATATTCTCATCCTGCCCCATACTG